Proteins encoded within one genomic window of Bradyrhizobium sp. CB1717:
- a CDS encoding low temperature requirement protein A, with amino-acid sequence MAAENSRGAMFRVILPNQPSRVTNAELFFDLVFVFAVTQISHTLLHHFTLLGAVHVTVLFLAVWWVWVYTAWVTNWLNPDLTPVRILIFLMMLGGLVLSTTIPTAFEGRGLWFAIAYAAMQVGRTAFWLFATPRHRTAVRHNAIRILTWLSISAVLWIAGGFSEGETRLWLWIAAVAWEYVSPAVRFWVPNLGFSSVEAWAVEGNHMAERCAGFIIIALGEAVVVNGATFAELEWTAANIVAFVSALVGSIAMWWVYFHKGAEAGSERISKSTESGRLARLAYTYLHTPIVAGIILTAVSDELVLKHPTGHSDFRTIVSTIGGPLVFLIGTILFKHSIRGFLQLSHGIGIILLLVLWWFAADLSPLWLSVATSVILIVVAVWESVSLGSKVEEAGED; translated from the coding sequence ATGGCTGCCGAGAATTCGCGCGGCGCGATGTTTCGCGTCATCCTGCCGAACCAGCCTAGCCGCGTCACCAATGCCGAGCTGTTCTTCGACCTCGTCTTCGTCTTCGCCGTCACGCAAATCTCGCACACGCTGCTGCACCATTTCACGCTGCTTGGCGCTGTGCATGTTACCGTGCTGTTTCTCGCGGTGTGGTGGGTGTGGGTCTACACCGCCTGGGTCACCAACTGGCTCAATCCCGATCTGACGCCGGTTCGCATCCTGATCTTCCTGATGATGCTCGGTGGCCTCGTGTTGTCGACGACCATCCCGACCGCCTTCGAGGGACGGGGTCTCTGGTTCGCGATCGCCTACGCGGCCATGCAGGTCGGACGCACCGCGTTCTGGCTGTTTGCGACCCCGCGCCATCGCACGGCGGTGCGGCACAACGCGATCCGCATCCTGACGTGGCTCTCGATCTCGGCGGTGCTGTGGATCGCCGGCGGTTTCTCCGAGGGAGAGACGCGGCTATGGCTGTGGATCGCGGCGGTCGCCTGGGAGTATGTCTCGCCCGCGGTCCGGTTCTGGGTCCCGAATCTGGGATTCTCGTCGGTCGAGGCCTGGGCGGTCGAAGGCAACCACATGGCCGAGCGTTGCGCCGGCTTCATCATCATCGCGCTGGGCGAGGCCGTCGTGGTCAACGGCGCGACCTTTGCCGAACTGGAATGGACGGCTGCGAATATTGTGGCCTTCGTCTCGGCGCTGGTCGGCAGCATCGCGATGTGGTGGGTTTATTTCCACAAGGGCGCCGAGGCCGGCTCCGAGCGCATCTCGAAATCCACCGAATCCGGCCGGCTGGCGCGGCTCGCCTACACCTATCTGCACACGCCGATCGTCGCCGGCATCATCCTGACCGCGGTCTCGGACGAGCTGGTGCTGAAGCACCCGACCGGCCACTCCGATTTCAGGACGATCGTGAGCACGATCGGCGGTCCCCTGGTGTTCCTGATCGGCACCATCCTGTTCAAGCATTCGATCCGCGGCTTCCTTCAGCTGTCGCACGGCATCGGCATCATCCTGCTGCTGGTGCTGTGGTGGTTTGCAGCCGATCTGTCGCCGCTCTGGCTCTCGGTCGCGACGAGTGTGATCCTGATCGTGGTGGCGGTGTGGGAGTCGGTGTCGCTGGGATCGAAGGTGGAGGAGGCCGGGGAGGACTGA
- a CDS encoding DUF427 domain-containing protein yields MKLPGPDHPITITPNPRRVRVTAGDIVIAETSKALTLKEAKYPAVQYVPREDANMALLERTDRVTHCPYKGDASYYSVKADGKTLDNAIWTYETPFPAMTEISGHLAFYPDKVRIEEVG; encoded by the coding sequence ATGAAGCTTCCAGGGCCGGACCACCCCATCACCATCACCCCAAATCCCCGGCGCGTCCGCGTCACGGCGGGCGACATCGTCATCGCCGAGACCAGCAAGGCGCTGACCTTGAAGGAGGCCAAATATCCGGCGGTGCAATATGTGCCGCGGGAGGACGCCAACATGGCGCTCTTGGAGCGCACCGACCGCGTCACCCATTGCCCCTACAAGGGCGACGCGAGCTATTACAGCGTCAAGGCCGACGGCAAGACGCTCGACAACGCGATCTGGACCTACGAGACGCCCTTTCCCGCCATGACCGAGATTTCCGGCCATCTCGCCTTTTATCCGGACAAGGTGAGGATCGAGGAAGTGGGCTAG
- a CDS encoding alpha/beta hydrolase produces the protein MPRKAGRLIALSLLGAAGVVIAVTAVGLGFRAYRQHLAAQTLAIRSPKGVQEGEFVVIGGIKQWIQIRGEDRDNPVLLFVHGGPGGTTLPVSSGWRSWEKHFTVVQWDQRGTGRTYGAAGETLAPTMTLERMTQDGIELAEYLRAHLHKHRIVLVGHSWGSFLAIHMAKQRPDLFWAYVGTGQVVGRTTFEKAFELKIARLQTLAASTGNNEALAELAPIAARPTMSEENRLIAEKWSRVLALPVDRIQLAGAIPPRFMPDFSLLDWYNWRKGVAFSTKYLTGPNGPMVQHEVASIGLEFSIPMFFIEGDSDGATPGGPAEQYFSQITAPHKEFVWVRGGDHFLPFNRPDEFLAELLARVSARN, from the coding sequence ATGCCGCGCAAGGCCGGAAGACTGATTGCACTCTCGTTGCTCGGGGCGGCCGGCGTCGTCATTGCGGTGACTGCTGTCGGGCTCGGGTTTCGCGCCTATCGCCAGCATCTTGCGGCGCAAACTCTCGCCATCCGCTCCCCCAAGGGGGTGCAGGAGGGAGAGTTCGTCGTCATCGGCGGCATCAAGCAATGGATTCAAATCCGCGGCGAGGATCGGGATAACCCGGTTCTGCTGTTCGTCCATGGCGGGCCCGGCGGCACTACCCTGCCCGTCTCGTCGGGCTGGCGTTCCTGGGAAAAGCATTTCACTGTTGTGCAGTGGGACCAGCGCGGTACCGGCCGCACTTATGGTGCCGCTGGAGAGACGCTCGCTCCAACGATGACATTGGAACGAATGACGCAGGACGGCATCGAACTGGCCGAATATCTGCGCGCGCACTTGCACAAGCACAGGATTGTCCTGGTCGGACACTCCTGGGGCTCATTCCTGGCAATTCACATGGCGAAGCAACGCCCCGACCTGTTCTGGGCCTATGTCGGCACAGGCCAGGTCGTCGGCAGGACGACCTTCGAGAAGGCATTCGAGCTCAAGATTGCCCGCCTGCAAACACTGGCGGCGTCGACCGGCAACAACGAGGCGCTGGCGGAGTTGGCGCCGATTGCTGCACGACCGACCATGAGCGAGGAAAATCGCCTGATCGCCGAAAAGTGGAGCCGCGTGCTGGCCCTTCCCGTCGATCGCATCCAGCTGGCTGGCGCGATCCCGCCCCGCTTCATGCCGGATTTCTCGCTGCTTGATTGGTACAACTGGCGCAAGGGCGTCGCCTTCTCCACCAAATATCTGACCGGACCGAATGGTCCGATGGTTCAGCACGAGGTGGCCTCAATAGGACTCGAATTTTCAATCCCCATGTTTTTCATCGAGGGCGATTCGGATGGCGCGACGCCGGGCGGACCTGCCGAGCAATATTTCAGTCAGATCACCGCACCGCATAAGGAATTTGTCTGGGTTCGCGGCGGCGATCATTTTCTCCCGTTCAACCGTCCCGACGAGTTTCTCGCGGAGTTGCTGGCTCGCGTCAGCGCTCGCAATTGA
- a CDS encoding BolA family transcriptional regulator, producing MPMDAHDIEAMIKAAIPDAEVTIRDLAGDGDHYAATVISESFRGKSRVQQHQIVYQSLRGQMGGVLHALALQTGVPGVPGT from the coding sequence ATGCCCATGGACGCCCACGATATCGAGGCGATGATCAAGGCAGCGATCCCCGATGCCGAGGTGACCATCCGTGATCTCGCCGGTGACGGCGATCACTATGCCGCGACCGTGATCTCGGAATCCTTCCGCGGCAAGTCCCGCGTCCAGCAGCACCAGATCGTCTATCAGTCCCTGCGCGGCCAGATGGGCGGCGTCCTGCATGCACTGGCGCTGCAAACCGGGGTACCTGGGGTACCCGGCACCTGA